The following are from one region of the Mesorhizobium sp. B2-8-5 genome:
- a CDS encoding D-alanyl-D-alanine carboxypeptidase family protein, giving the protein MPRPFLQKLIAILALLASLAGCTTTPPESVLAVPAQPQKYAAIVVDASSGKTLFEVNSRSQRYPASLTKMMTLYMLFEALESGRVTKETRIPVSDHAASQPPTKLRFRRGETIDVDSAIRAMVVKSANDVAVAVGEYLGGGSEDQFAAMMTTKARSLGMTGTSFRNACGLPDDGQVTTARDMAVLGMALERRFPQHFHYFSESDFMFRGRLVRGHNDMLGRVRGVDGIKTGYIRASGYNIVTSYNADGRHLIVVVMGADTARQRNDHVEALIQRSLGPTTADATQPRLMYSGQQPASPLPQLPPPDSALPGLPPPGSPASDLPSADLASPSAPLLPTQ; this is encoded by the coding sequence TTGCCCCGTCCCTTCCTCCAGAAACTCATCGCCATATTGGCATTGCTCGCGTCGCTTGCCGGCTGCACCACCACGCCGCCGGAAAGCGTGCTGGCCGTGCCGGCGCAACCGCAGAAATATGCGGCGATCGTGGTCGACGCTTCGTCCGGCAAGACCCTGTTCGAGGTCAATTCGAGGTCGCAGCGCTATCCCGCGTCGCTGACCAAGATGATGACGCTCTACATGCTGTTCGAGGCGCTGGAGTCCGGCCGCGTCACCAAGGAAACGCGGATCCCGGTTTCCGATCACGCCGCCTCGCAGCCGCCGACGAAACTGCGTTTCCGGCGTGGCGAAACGATCGACGTCGATTCCGCCATCCGCGCCATGGTGGTGAAGTCTGCCAACGACGTGGCGGTGGCCGTGGGCGAATATCTGGGCGGCGGCTCAGAGGACCAGTTCGCCGCCATGATGACCACCAAGGCGCGCTCGCTCGGCATGACCGGCACCAGTTTCCGCAATGCATGCGGCCTGCCCGACGACGGCCAGGTGACCACGGCGCGCGACATGGCGGTGCTGGGCATGGCGCTGGAGCGCCGCTTCCCGCAGCATTTCCACTATTTCTCCGAAAGCGACTTCATGTTCCGCGGCCGGCTGGTGCGCGGCCACAACGACATGCTGGGACGGGTGCGCGGCGTCGACGGCATCAAGACCGGTTACATAAGAGCTTCCGGCTACAACATCGTCACCTCCTACAATGCCGACGGGCGGCATCTGATCGTGGTGGTGATGGGTGCCGATACCGCGCGCCAGCGCAACGATCATGTCGAGGCGCTGATCCAGCGCAGCCTGGGGCCGACGACCGCCGATGCAACCCAGCCCCGACTGATGTATTCCGGGCAGCAACCGGCCTCGCCACTTCCCCAATTGCCGCCGCCGGACTCGGCTTTGCCAGGGCTGCCGCCGCCGGGTTCGCCGGCATCCGATCTGCCGTCGGCGGATCTGGCCTCGCCCAGTGCGCCGCTGCTGCCGACGCAATAG
- a CDS encoding invasion associated locus B family protein, with translation MIRNSRIGYATLIAASLLSLAAAFAQDTAALPGGATSLREGHGDWTVSCNLATQNGANVKVCALSQEQTDSQSRQRVLAMELRPAGEAVQGTLVLPFGLALDQGVTLQIDDGPALPPLRFRTCLPGGCLVDLSFDAETLANLRDGKSLKVKVIADGGKETNLALSLNGFPSAVDRTVALLK, from the coding sequence ATGATACGAAACAGCCGAATTGGATATGCCACGCTGATCGCCGCAAGCCTGCTCTCGCTTGCGGCCGCTTTCGCGCAAGACACGGCAGCCCTCCCAGGCGGGGCGACCTCGCTCAGGGAAGGGCATGGCGACTGGACCGTCTCGTGCAATCTCGCCACCCAGAACGGCGCCAATGTGAAGGTCTGCGCGCTGTCGCAGGAACAGACCGACAGCCAGTCGCGCCAGCGCGTGCTGGCGATGGAACTGCGCCCGGCCGGCGAGGCCGTCCAGGGAACGCTGGTGCTGCCATTCGGCCTGGCGCTGGACCAGGGCGTGACGCTCCAGATCGATGACGGCCCGGCCCTGCCGCCGCTGCGCTTCCGCACCTGCCTGCCCGGCGGCTGCCTCGTCGATCTGAGTTTCGACGCCGAGACCTTGGCGAACTTGCGCGACGGCAAAAGCCTCAAGGTCAAGGTGATCGCGGACGGGGGGAAGGAGACCAATCTGGCGCTCTCGCTGAACGGCTTCCCCAGCGCCGTCGACAGGACGGTGGCGCTGTTGAAGTGA
- a CDS encoding DUF1003 domain-containing protein: MAGDPKASAQVQADNENDIAGEYLEAETVPEDAQAAADEILEAPEVPDSEPHVPGRIKPKKKPSAISGRKFRKRDLVRVDDLRPSLADRIRSDHPDLPRGARISREELGRYRMRYMEELLQQEHGEFSELDRQVVESIARQDTISENSEEEFEEHRSFADRISDTMAEFGGSWWFLISFGGVLLIWIGINLIAGLAHAFDPYPFILLNLMLSCIAAIQAPVIMMSQKRQEAKDRLRSFNDYRVNLKAELEVRHLHEKLDYLISRQWQRLAEMQQMQLDAMHELAGAKKQKRATRAVRRKTAKVPAEG; encoded by the coding sequence ATGGCAGGCGACCCGAAGGCGTCCGCGCAAGTCCAGGCCGACAACGAGAACGACATCGCCGGCGAATATCTCGAGGCGGAGACCGTGCCGGAGGATGCGCAAGCCGCCGCCGACGAGATCCTCGAAGCGCCGGAAGTGCCGGATTCCGAACCGCATGTGCCCGGCCGGATCAAGCCGAAGAAAAAACCCTCGGCGATCAGCGGCAGAAAGTTCCGCAAGCGCGACCTGGTGCGCGTCGATGATCTGAGGCCCAGCCTCGCCGACCGCATCCGCTCCGACCATCCAGACCTGCCGCGCGGCGCCCGCATCAGCCGCGAGGAGCTCGGCCGCTACCGCATGCGCTACATGGAGGAATTGCTGCAGCAGGAGCACGGCGAATTCTCCGAGCTCGACCGCCAGGTGGTGGAATCGATCGCCAGGCAAGACACGATCTCGGAAAACTCGGAAGAGGAGTTCGAGGAGCACCGCTCCTTCGCCGACCGTATCTCCGACACCATGGCCGAGTTCGGCGGCAGCTGGTGGTTCCTGATCTCGTTCGGCGGCGTGCTGCTGATCTGGATCGGCATCAACCTGATCGCCGGCCTGGCGCACGCCTTCGACCCCTACCCGTTCATCCTGCTCAACCTGATGCTCTCCTGCATCGCCGCCATCCAGGCGCCGGTGATCATGATGAGCCAGAAGCGGCAGGAGGCCAAAGACCGGCTGCGCTCCTTCAACGACTACCGGGTGAACCTCAAGGCCGAGCTCGAAGTGCGGCACCTGCACGAAAAGCTCGATTACCTGATCTCGCGCCAATGGCAGCGCCTGGCCGAAATGCAGCAGATGCAGCTCGACGCCATGCACGAGCTGGCCGGCGCGAAGAAGCAGAAGCGGGCGACAAGGGCGGTGCGGAGGAAGACGGCGAAGGTGCCGGCGGAGGGATGA
- a CDS encoding universal stress protein, translating to MYKKILIATDGSELAQKGVAHGLELAKGLGATVAFVTVSEQFPALAWGGAMAGYVAADELVNYEESARKYASELLDKCKAEADAKGVASKGIHIENRTPAEAILEVAASEGSDLIVMASHGRRGIGRLVLGSQTAEVVSLTQIPVLVVR from the coding sequence ATGTACAAGAAAATCCTGATCGCCACCGACGGCTCGGAACTGGCCCAGAAGGGCGTCGCACACGGGCTGGAGCTGGCCAAGGGCCTCGGCGCCACCGTGGCGTTCGTCACCGTCTCCGAGCAGTTCCCCGCGCTGGCCTGGGGCGGCGCCATGGCCGGCTACGTCGCCGCCGATGAACTGGTCAATTACGAGGAAAGCGCGCGCAAATATGCAAGCGAGCTGCTCGACAAATGCAAGGCCGAGGCCGATGCGAAGGGCGTGGCCTCCAAGGGCATCCATATCGAGAACCGCACGCCCGCCGAAGCGATCCTCGAGGTTGCGGCCAGTGAAGGCAGCGACCTCATCGTCATGGCCTCGCACGGCCGCCGCGGCATCGGCCGCCTGGTTCTGGGCAGCCAGACGGCGGAAGTGGTGTCGCTGACGCAGATCCCCGTGCTGGTGGTTAGGTAG
- a CDS encoding IS110 family transposase has product MIAQNYVGCDISKQWLDFFDETSGRLRRIDNQADAIAAYVAGLDPSRDFVVMEATGVHDRLLRHALAKAGVPFSRHNPAHTHHYAKSTRRRAKTDPLDARMLSDYGRRYQPEAEPAPREEVERLQSLARYRDQLVEMRATAKKHLAEAFNEIVIADLEETIAYLDTRIKAIESQIAEVIRQAEDTARDYTLMVSVPGVSKVGAFSLLALLPELGQRSPKAIAALVGLAPFDNKSGKLNRRSQIQGGRSRVRRALYMAALTAIRTCERFKTFYSALAARSGSKKLAIIAVARKLLVVLNAIMRDKTAFA; this is encoded by the coding sequence ATGATAGCCCAGAACTATGTCGGCTGCGACATCTCAAAGCAGTGGCTCGATTTTTTTGATGAGACAAGTGGCCGTCTTCGGCGCATCGACAACCAGGCCGACGCGATCGCGGCGTATGTGGCGGGCCTTGATCCCAGTCGGGACTTCGTCGTCATGGAGGCGACGGGCGTCCATGACCGGCTTCTGCGCCATGCGCTGGCCAAGGCCGGCGTGCCGTTCTCGCGGCACAACCCAGCGCATACCCACCACTATGCGAAGTCGACGAGACGGCGGGCCAAGACCGATCCTCTCGACGCCAGGATGCTGAGCGACTACGGCCGTCGCTATCAGCCTGAGGCCGAGCCGGCGCCGCGCGAAGAAGTCGAGCGGCTTCAATCGCTTGCCCGCTACCGCGATCAACTGGTCGAGATGCGGGCAACGGCGAAGAAGCACCTCGCCGAGGCCTTCAATGAGATCGTCATTGCCGATCTGGAAGAAACGATCGCCTACCTCGACACGCGCATCAAGGCGATCGAGAGCCAGATTGCCGAAGTCATTCGTCAAGCCGAGGACACCGCCCGCGATTACACGCTCATGGTCTCCGTGCCCGGTGTCTCCAAGGTCGGCGCATTCTCGCTGCTGGCGCTTCTGCCCGAGCTCGGCCAGCGCTCACCCAAGGCGATCGCGGCACTGGTCGGCCTGGCCCCGTTCGACAACAAAAGCGGCAAGCTCAACCGCAGGAGCCAGATCCAGGGCGGGCGATCACGCGTGCGCCGCGCTCTCTACATGGCAGCCCTCACCGCCATTCGAACCTGTGAGCGCTTCAAGACCTTCTACAGCGCACTTGCTGCCCGCTCCGGCTCCAAGAAGCTCGCCATCATCGCCGTCGCAAGGAAGCTCCTGGTCGTCCTCAACGCCATCATGCGCGACAAAACCGCATTCGCATGA